The Ipomoea triloba cultivar NCNSP0323 chromosome 4, ASM357664v1 DNA segment TAAGATTATATATTTCTCCAAGTAGTCCAAAAGTAGGCAAATTAGAGCATATCATTAATTTGGCTTTTAGCATTGGTTTTTACTGGCCAGGCAAGAAAGAGAAGtaagaggagaagaaaaaagagaaaagcaaAATCTGAcgcaaaagaaataaaacaaaagggAAAAGCAAAGAAGTTCACGTGTCTGAATGAGCGTTGGATGTGCGCCTAGCTCCAGCTCTCTTATGTTATTTCTCTCTCCTACGAGACTCACAAAAATCTAGATTCTTACTAGGCTCCAACCTTCTCTCTCCACTTTTCTCCTTCTTTCACATAGACAAAAAGATGCAAAAACCACAAATGGGGAGGCTCTTACACTATGTACTTggatttatattaaaaaagtgAATTCTTGATAAatgttcaattttaatatactaattattcattattaatatactataagtttatttttaaataatacattaaaaatgaatatgcaatatactaaaaataaactttaaaaagtgaacatttagtaaaaaataaataaatctttaaTCCATTGTGCGCACCGACATTTGGTCATATCTGTTAAATCATTGAATCACCGTAATTTACATTCTCAGCTCTCAAATACTCTGTCGGGCGAGGTGTAGAAACCCttgaaattaaaagtttaatttttttgaaaaaagaaaataaatctttaatatactaaaaataaatttatatatcaattatcaacCTTATAGTATTAGTATAGACCATGGTCAGAGTGAAAGCAAAGcaacatcatatcatatttCATGGTCGAAACAGAAACCCCGCTATCTTCTGTCGGTCTCCAAAGTCAATTTCAGTAGGCTTCCTCTTGTAAATGATTTCTACACTACCAAAAAGTCTACAACACATCATGTATactatatatttcattttacgtatttagtttaattatcgAGACTTGATGTAagttgtttataatttaatttttcatttaatattaatttataaattgaaCATATTGACACAGTCGAATTTGAgaattataagaaaatgaacAATAAAAGATGGGTTAGTTTGATTTAAGGATGACAATGTGTCCCGGAGATGGGGAATTTTTTCAATTTCCCGCCGGCGACGGGGATACCTTTCCCCGTCCCGTCTccgaataatatatatatatatagtaatgtaaCAGTACGTGTCAATAGTGTTTATTTAAAATAGTTAGGTACGCCATTgagataacaaatttgcttacCATTAACACTAAGACTAATAACCATTTTATGATGTAAAACTATAAATTAACAGTAAAAGATGGGTTAGTTTGATCTAGGGATGACAATGTGTTCCGTTTCTGTCGGGGATTGGGGACGGAGATGGGAAATTTTTTCaattccccgccggggacggggactGGGATACCCCTCTCCGGCCCACTCCGTCTccgaataattatatatatatagtaatgtaaaaatagtgtttatttatttaaataaaatagttaggtacgctattgagataacaaatttgcttacaCTAAGATTAATAACCATTTTATGAGGTAAaactataaattaattttttttttcttgtttacaAATCTTAAGGATTTTAAACATGACTAAAATGTTTTGGTTAATTGTTAACCgatcaattaattgaaaaaatcatttcagttaattcaaaaataaaattttcaatttaattaatggttaaaatattttataaatttatttaacttgattcgcttattatttattaattgaattaacTAAACAAACACTCATACCTGGAACCAGAATCCTGTATATACTGATATGCATACCCAGCAAGACCATACGAAGGCAGTGACGCATGCATAATGTTACATCATCTTGAcgaactcaacaacaacaataataataataataataataataataataataatagttctACTACATGACTTCCATCTTCTACTTTATCACTTTACTCATTGACGTGACAAAGATATGATATGTTATTTTTATCCTGCACATCAAAAGCAGGGAGTAAAAATTGGGAGTCTAACTGTCTAAATAgtattttcctaataataataataattcctaattaaaatattacatacatCAACTTGACAAACAACGTACGCAGTAAAAAAACAACGTACGCAGTAACCTTAATTACTGCTAGCTATAGGCTATGGCTTCTATACGTACTATAACGGTAAACGGCTTTAACCGCCGTTTACGGGAGAGCGTTGACAGGTTGGCGGTGAGAATAAAAGCTTCGAGTTCTTGCATGGAAGACGAGGGCCAACAACGTTCCAAAGGAGCAGAGACAACCCCAGATTAGAAAGGTGGTGTGAAAGCAGGTGGTTCCCATGCAGGTTCCGGTGCCGGCGGAGCTATGGCGGCGGCCTTCTCTCTTGTAGATGAGCGCGGCCATGTCGCCGAAGAGGAAGGAGCCGATGGGGATGTTGGTGACGAGGAGGTTGTGGTTCACGCCGAAATTTTGGGCGCCGAAGAGCTCGGTGGTTGTGGAGACGGCGATGGAAGTTATCGCGCCGGTGCAGATTCCTATCACGCCTGTGCTGATGTAGAGACAGATGTGGCTGCCGTGGAGCAGCAGGAAGAACGCGCCGCACATCGGCACCATCGTGGCGGCGATGCTCGCCGGCCTCGATATCCTGTACTTGCTCCTGAAACATATAAACAATACAACATGAGAAACTAGTAACTATTTCAGGGcgtgaattaaataaattctgTCATATAATCCTAGTAATAAAGTACCATAAGACAACTTAGATTGCCTATATTTAACATGCTCTAACCAAAAAATCAGTTAATATGTTGCTTTCTACTGTAGTCAAATTTGAAAActtgtaattatcaagttaacaCAGATTAACCAACTTGACTGAATTGTCTCCCACAACGTAAGAATATAGATGTATGGGCTCAAGTGAAAAAGGGATTAAATGCAGCATCCTTAAATATGCAAGCAACCTAAGTAGAATGAACAGTAAAAGTAGCAACAAACAACTAAAGATGTTAGCTTAAATGGGAAAGATTTGAGTGCAACGCCCTTAAAAGAACTGATATACACACATGACACATGCAAAATAGGTAAaagtaacaaacaattaaacactaaaatgtATTGACTCAAGCACAATGAGTGTGTAAAGCCAATGAAAAACGTTGACTCAAGTGGAAAAAAACTTAAATGTATGTAACACTCTTAAAAGAGGTTGTGCTGAATTGGAGCCGCTCCCCAGAGTATCAAGGAGGCAAGACATCCAGAACATAACATGTGTGCATGGGCATTTAATGACCGAATAAATTGGTCCTTTGAATTCTGTGAACTAACAAGTACGACGGCATTAATGCAGATTAAGACAgggaatgagagagagagaacgaGAGAGGTTGCGTTACTTTGAGAAGAAGTAGTCGTAGAGCGACGGAAGAAGACGACCGAAGAAACTGAGCGACGACGACAGTGAGACCAACGTAGAAGTCTCCGAACTGCCACGCGACTCCGCTATTTGTCCCAAGTTGTTCAAGTACACTAACCCTAGCGTCGCCCcaaagaaataaacaaagaaatataGCCAAAAATCAATTCTTGTCACCATTTTCTTTGCCCCAATCTCCTCCCTACTCGAAATCCCATCCAAACCTGCATGTCGTTCTTTTGATAATCCCTCCAATGATAGTGATTGCGTGGCACCAGATAGTGATGACGGTGGTGGTAATCCCGGGCCAGAATTACATTCTTTTGATTCTGTCCATACtgatggtggtagtggtggtggtagtgatTGCGTGGCACCAGAAGGTGGTGATCTCGAGGCGGATTGTTCATCCTCGCTCTGATTATAAACTTTCATGTCGTGCCTAATCCAACA contains these protein-coding regions:
- the LOC116015052 gene encoding protein NUCLEAR FUSION DEFECTIVE 4-like is translated as MALQWLSLVAAIWLQSVNGSNLNFPAYSSRLKQLLSLSQVQLNNLAFANDAGKLFGWFSGVAAAYLPLWVVLLIGSTLGFIGYGVQYLFLVNQITSLSFWQVFLLTAVAGNSICWINTVCYILAIQNFPLDRQVAVGLSTSYVGLSAKIFTDIVDVVNVDSPAGERAKTYLLLNAALPLVVSAVAAPLARDIKIGRSRSLAGGFSIMFVITIATGVYAVITSLGAGVSRILPSYLSLTGMAAWLVFPVVVPIAEELKEQLQRKCWIRHDMKVYNQSEDEQSASRSPPSGATQSLPPPLPPSVWTESKECNSGPGLPPPSSLSGATQSLSLEGLSKERHAGLDGISSREEIGAKKMVTRIDFWLYFFVYFFGATLGLVYLNNLGQIAESRGSSETSTLVSLSSSLSFFGRLLPSLYDYFFSKSKYRISRPASIAATMVPMCGAFFLLLHGSHICLYISTGVIGICTGAITSIAVSTTTELFGAQNFGVNHNLLVTNIPIGSFLFGDMAALIYKREGRRHSSAGTGTCMGTTCFHTTFLIWGCLCSFGTLLALVFHARTRSFYSHRQPVNALP